A window of the Bacteroides thetaiotaomicron VPI-5482 genome harbors these coding sequences:
- a CDS encoding HIT family protein, translated as MKSDPKECLYCQNNETLHNLMIEIAQLSVSRVFLFKEQTYRGRCLVAYKDHVNDLNELSDEDRNAFMADVARVTRAMQKAFQPEKINYGAYSDKLSHLHFHLAPKYVDGPDYGGIFQMNPGKVYLTDAEYQELIDAVKANL; from the coding sequence ATGAAGAGTGATCCAAAAGAATGTCTGTATTGCCAGAACAATGAAACTTTGCATAATCTGATGATTGAGATTGCGCAACTTAGTGTATCACGTGTGTTTTTGTTTAAAGAGCAAACTTATCGGGGGCGTTGCCTCGTTGCTTACAAGGATCACGTAAATGATTTGAACGAATTGAGCGATGAAGACCGTAATGCATTTATGGCTGATGTGGCACGTGTTACCCGTGCAATGCAGAAAGCTTTCCAGCCGGAAAAGATCAACTATGGTGCTTACTCAGATAAATTATCTCATCTGCATTTCCATCTGGCTCCGAAATATGTAGACGGACCTGATTATGGTGGTATATTCCAGATGAATCCGGGAAAAGTTTATTTGACCGATGCTGAATATCAGGAACTAATTGATGCTGTGAAAGCAAATCTCTAA
- a CDS encoding RNA-binding S4 domain-containing protein: MAEARIDKWMWAVRIFKTRTIAAEACKMNRVTINGAYVKASRMIKPGDVVQVKKPPITYSFKVLQAIEKRVGAKLVPDVMENVTTPDQYELLEMSKISGFIDRARGTGRPTKKDRRSLEEFTAPEFMDDFDFDFDFDEDK, from the coding sequence ATGGCAGAAGCAAGAATAGATAAATGGATGTGGGCTGTTCGTATTTTCAAGACACGCACAATTGCCGCCGAAGCCTGCAAGATGAACCGTGTCACTATCAACGGAGCATACGTAAAGGCATCTCGCATGATAAAGCCGGGTGATGTAGTTCAAGTTAAGAAGCCGCCTATTACCTATTCATTCAAAGTGTTGCAAGCTATTGAGAAGCGAGTAGGCGCAAAGCTTGTACCCGATGTAATGGAAAACGTTACCACTCCCGACCAATACGAACTATTGGAAATGAGTAAAATCAGCGGATTCATTGATCGCGCACGGGGAACCGGACGTCCAACCAAAAAAGACCGCAGAAGTCTGGAGGAATTCACAGCTCCGGAATTTATGGATGATTTTGATTTCGACTTTGATTTCGACGAAGATAAGTAA
- the pth gene encoding aminoacyl-tRNA hydrolase: MKYLIVGLGNIGPEYHETRHNIGFMTVEALARINNAPPFIDGRYGFTTSFSIKGRQLILLKPSTFMNLSGLAVRYWMQKENIPLENVLIVVDDLALPFGTLRLKGKGSDAGHNGLKHIAAILGTQNYARLRFGIGNDFPKGGQIDYVLGHFTDEDRKTMDERLETAGEIIKSFCLAGIDITMNQFNKK, translated from the coding sequence ATTAAATATCTAATTGTCGGACTAGGAAACATTGGACCCGAATATCATGAAACCCGGCATAATATTGGTTTCATGACAGTAGAGGCATTGGCAAGAATCAACAATGCTCCTCCCTTTATTGACGGACGCTACGGATTTACCACTAGTTTTTCGATCAAAGGACGCCAGTTAATCCTGCTCAAACCGTCAACTTTCATGAACCTGAGCGGACTGGCCGTTCGCTACTGGATGCAAAAAGAAAACATCCCTTTGGAAAATGTGTTAATAGTAGTAGACGATCTGGCTCTCCCCTTCGGCACTCTGCGTCTGAAAGGAAAAGGAAGTGATGCCGGACATAATGGTCTGAAGCACATAGCAGCCATTTTAGGAACTCAGAACTATGCCCGTTTACGCTTTGGTATCGGAAATGACTTCCCCAAAGGCGGACAGATTGATTATGTACTCGGACACTTTACTGACGAAGATCGCAAGACAATGGATGAAAGACTGGAAACAGCCGGAGAAATCATTAAAAGTTTCTGTCTGGCAGGTATTGATATTACCATGAACCAGTTCAATAAGAAATAG
- a CDS encoding 50S ribosomal protein L25/general stress protein Ctc — protein sequence MKSIEVKGTARTIAERSSEQARALKEIRKNGGVPCVLYGAGEVVHFTVTNEGLRNLVYTPHIYVVDLDIDGKKVNAILKDIQFHPVKDNILHVDFYQIDEAKPIVMEVPVQLEGLAEGVKAGGKLALQMRKIKVKALYNVIPEKLTVNVSHLGLGKTVKVGELSFEGLELISAKEAVVCAVKLTRAARGAAAAAGK from the coding sequence ATGAAATCAATTGAAGTAAAAGGAACTGCAAGAACTATTGCAGAACGCTCTTCGGAACAAGCAAGAGCTTTAAAAGAAATTCGTAAGAACGGTGGTGTGCCTTGTGTACTTTACGGAGCTGGTGAAGTTGTTCACTTTACAGTGACTAACGAAGGTCTTCGTAACTTGGTTTATACTCCGCACATTTACGTAGTAGATCTGGATATCGATGGCAAAAAAGTAAACGCTATCCTGAAAGATATTCAATTCCACCCGGTAAAAGACAACATTCTTCATGTTGACTTCTATCAGATTGACGAAGCTAAACCTATCGTTATGGAAGTTCCGGTACAGTTGGAAGGTCTTGCAGAAGGTGTGAAAGCCGGTGGTAAGCTTGCATTGCAGATGCGTAAGATCAAAGTGAAAGCTCTGTACAATGTAATTCCTGAAAAACTGACTGTTAACGTTTCTCACCTGGGATTGGGTAAGACTGTTAAAGTTGGCGAACTGAGCTTCGAAGGTCTTGAACTGATCAGCGCTAAGGAAGCAGTTGTATGTGCTGTTAAGTTGACTCGTGCAGCAAGAGGTGCAGCAGCAGCCGCTGGAAAGTAA
- a CDS encoding PUR family DNA/RNA-binding protein, whose product MEDFKKKMNADMNDKEIVFSKSIKAGKRIYYLDVKKNRKDEMFLAITESKKVVMGEGDDSQVSFEKHKIFLYKEDFQKFMAGLTEAISFINHSDMNDYISRLNEEADIKREQEALAEQAQEDKLENEIKIDIDF is encoded by the coding sequence ATGGAAGATTTTAAAAAGAAAATGAACGCAGACATGAATGATAAGGAGATCGTTTTCTCCAAGTCCATCAAAGCAGGTAAACGCATCTATTACCTCGATGTGAAGAAGAACCGTAAAGATGAAATGTTTTTAGCTATTACGGAGAGTAAGAAAGTGGTGATGGGAGAAGGAGATGACTCTCAGGTTAGCTTCGAAAAGCATAAAATCTTCTTATATAAGGAGGATTTTCAGAAATTTATGGCAGGATTGACAGAAGCCATCAGTTTTATTAACCACAGTGACATGAACGATTACATCAGCCGCCTGAACGAAGAAGCTGATATAAAAAGAGAACAGGAAGCTCTTGCCGAACAAGCACAAGAGGACAAGCTGGAAAACGAAATTAAGATTGATATTGACTTTTAA
- the nusB gene encoding transcription antitermination factor NusB, giving the protein MINRVLIRLKIIQIVYAYYQNGSKNLDSAEKELFFSLSKAYDLYNYLLMLMMALTEYAQKRIDAAKAKLAPTKEELYPNTKFVDNKFVAQLEVNKQLTEFISNQKRTWANDQDFVKELYEKIVESDIYKDYMASGDNSYEADRELWRKLYKTYIFNNDSLDQVLEDQSLYWNDDKEIVDTFVLKTIKRFEEKNGANQELLPEFKDDEDQEFARRLFRRTILNADYYRHLVSENTKNWDLDRIAFMDIIIMQTALAEILSFPNIPVSVSLNEYVEIAKLYSTAKSGSFINGTLDGIVNQLKKEGKLTKN; this is encoded by the coding sequence ATGATCAACAGAGTTCTTATTCGTCTTAAGATTATACAAATAGTGTATGCCTATTACCAAAATGGCAGCAAAAATCTAGACTCAGCGGAGAAAGAGTTATTCTTCAGCCTTTCAAAGGCGTATGACCTTTATAATTATTTGTTAATGCTGATGATGGCATTAACAGAGTATGCACAAAAACGCATTGATGCGGCAAAAGCAAAACTGGCTCCTACTAAAGAAGAGTTGTATCCCAACACAAAGTTTGTGGATAATAAGTTTGTTGCACAGCTGGAGGTGAACAAGCAACTGACCGAGTTTATATCCAATCAGAAGCGAACTTGGGCAAATGATCAGGATTTCGTCAAAGAGCTTTATGAGAAAATAGTAGAAAGCGATATTTATAAAGATTATATGGCTTCCGGTGACAATTCATATGAAGCTGACCGCGAACTGTGGAGAAAACTCTATAAAACATATATATTTAATAATGATTCTCTTGATCAGGTGCTGGAAGACCAGAGTCTGTATTGGAATGATGATAAAGAGATTGTAGATACCTTTGTCTTGAAAACGATTAAGCGTTTTGAAGAAAAGAACGGAGCAAATCAGGAATTACTTCCCGAATTCAAGGATGACGAAGATCAGGAATTTGCACGCCGCTTGTTCCGTCGTACAATTCTGAATGCTGACTATTACCGTCATCTTGTGAGCGAGAATACGAAAAACTGGGATTTGGATCGTATCGCATTTATGGATATTATCATTATGCAGACTGCTTTAGCCGAAATTTTAAGTTTCCCGAACATTCCGGTAAGTGTTTCGTTAAATGAATATGTAGAAATTGCGAAGTTGTATAGCACTGCCAAGAGCGGTAGCTTTATCAACGGAACGCTGGATGGAATAGTTAATCAATTGAAAAAAGAAGGTAAGTTGACTAAAAACTGA
- the yajC gene encoding preprotein translocase subunit YajC produces MNLLTVLLQAPAAGGGSMMWIMLIAMFVIMYFFMIRPQNKKQKEIANFRKSLQVNQSVITAGGIHGTIKEITDDYIVLEIASNVKIKIDKNSIFADASAAGNQSK; encoded by the coding sequence ATGAACTTATTGACTGTATTATTGCAAGCTCCCGCAGCGGGAGGTGGAAGTATGATGTGGATCATGCTGATAGCTATGTTTGTTATCATGTATTTCTTTATGATTCGCCCTCAAAATAAGAAGCAGAAAGAAATTGCTAATTTCCGTAAATCTCTTCAGGTAAACCAGTCGGTAATTACTGCAGGTGGTATCCATGGTACAATCAAAGAGATTACTGATGATTATATAGTACTTGAAATCGCTTCTAACGTGAAGATTAAAATAGATAAGAATTCTATTTTTGCTGATGCTTCGGCTGCCGGCAATCAGTCTAAATAA
- a CDS encoding CdaR family protein — MLDRRKLRYTYLRLSKRIKDFLLSDKSREFLIFLFFFLIASGFWLIQTLNNDYEAEFSIPVRMKDVPNNIVLTSEPPSELRVRVKDKGTVLLNYMLGKSFFPVNLSFPDYKGQNNHVKIFASEFEKKILSQLNASSKILSIKPDTLDYIYSTGKSKLVPVHFQGKVTAGLQYYVSDTICSPDSVLVYAPAGILDTITTAYTQEVNLENISDTIRQRVALDNKKGVKFVPASVELTFPVDIYTEKTVEVPLRGINFPADKVLRAFPSKVQITFQVGLKRFRSIKASDFVINVSYEELLKLGSDKYTVKLKSAPRGINQIRIVPEQVDFLIEQVSSDGY, encoded by the coding sequence ATGCTTGATCGTAGGAAATTAAGATATACATATTTAAGACTATCCAAGAGAATTAAGGATTTCCTGCTTAGTGATAAAAGCAGGGAGTTCTTAATTTTTTTATTTTTTTTCCTGATAGCCAGTGGATTCTGGCTGATTCAGACTCTTAATAATGACTATGAAGCGGAATTCTCTATCCCGGTGAGGATGAAGGATGTCCCTAATAATATTGTGCTCACTTCGGAACCTCCTTCCGAACTTCGCGTCCGGGTAAAAGATAAAGGAACAGTGCTTCTCAATTATATGTTGGGGAAGAGTTTCTTTCCGGTAAATCTGAGTTTCCCTGACTATAAAGGGCAAAATAATCACGTGAAAATCTTTGCCTCTGAGTTTGAAAAGAAGATACTCAGTCAATTGAATGCTTCTTCTAAGATACTTTCAATAAAACCTGATACGTTAGATTATATCTATTCGACAGGCAAGTCCAAATTAGTACCCGTTCATTTTCAAGGAAAAGTGACTGCAGGGCTTCAATATTATGTTTCTGATACCATTTGCAGTCCGGATTCCGTATTGGTATATGCTCCGGCCGGAATTTTGGATACTATAACAACCGCTTATACTCAAGAGGTAAATCTTGAAAATATATCGGATACGATTCGGCAACGGGTTGCCTTGGATAATAAAAAAGGAGTGAAGTTTGTTCCCGCCTCGGTTGAACTGACTTTCCCTGTTGATATTTATACTGAGAAAACCGTGGAGGTGCCGTTACGTGGGATTAACTTCCCGGCAGATAAAGTGCTCCGTGCTTTTCCATCGAAGGTTCAAATTACTTTTCAAGTGGGTTTAAAGCGTTTTCGTAGCATTAAAGCCAGTGATTTTGTGATTAATGTTTCTTATGAGGAACTGCTAAAATTAGGATCGGATAAATATACGGTGAAGTTGAAGTCGGCTCCCCGTGGAATCAATCAAATCCGTATTGTACCCGAGCAAGTTGATTTTCTGATAGAACAAGTTTCTTCCGATGGCTATTAA
- the coaE gene encoding dephospho-CoA kinase (Dephospho-CoA kinase (CoaE) performs the final step in coenzyme A biosynthesis.): MAIKIGITGGIGSGKSVVSRLLEIMGIPVYISDIEAKRITHTNDVIRRELCALVGQDVFLNGELNRPLLASYIFGSPEHAKKVNAVIHPQVKEDFRRWVKGKGDIAMVGMESAILLEAGFKQEVDFVVMVYAPLEVRVERAIRRDYSSRELIMKRIEAQMSDEVKRNHADFVIVNDDETPLIPQVLKFISLLSKNNHYLCSAKK; the protein is encoded by the coding sequence ATGGCTATTAAAATAGGTATTACCGGCGGTATCGGTAGTGGAAAAAGTGTAGTTTCCAGATTGCTGGAGATTATGGGAATCCCCGTTTATATTTCCGATATTGAGGCGAAGCGTATCACTCATACGAATGATGTGATACGCCGGGAACTTTGCGCCTTGGTCGGACAGGATGTTTTCCTGAATGGAGAATTGAATCGTCCTTTATTAGCATCTTATATATTTGGAAGCCCCGAACATGCGAAAAAAGTGAATGCTGTCATTCATCCGCAGGTGAAAGAAGACTTCAGGCGATGGGTGAAAGGGAAAGGTGATATAGCTATGGTCGGTATGGAATCTGCCATCCTTCTGGAAGCAGGCTTTAAGCAGGAAGTAGACTTTGTAGTAATGGTATATGCACCGTTGGAGGTGAGAGTGGAACGGGCAATTAGGCGTGACTATTCTTCAAGGGAATTGATAATGAAACGTATCGAAGCGCAAATGAGCGATGAGGTTAAGCGGAATCATGCTGATTTTGTAATCGTGAATGACGATGAAACCCCTTTAATTCCGCAGGTTTTGAAGTTTATTTCTTTGCTATCTAAAAATAATCATTACCTTTGCTCCGCAAAAAAATAA
- a CDS encoding DUF5606 family protein, translating into MLKTILSISGKPGLYKLISQGKNMLIVESISADKKRFPAYGNEKIISLADIAMYTDDAEVPLYDVLEAMKKKENTAVTSIDPKKATPEQLREYLGEVLPNFDRERVYVADIKKLISWYNILISNGITEFKSEPEAEEEVATDEK; encoded by the coding sequence ATGTTGAAGACTATCCTGTCTATCTCCGGTAAACCGGGATTGTACAAACTAATTTCGCAAGGAAAAAATATGTTGATTGTTGAATCAATCAGTGCAGATAAAAAACGTTTCCCCGCTTATGGTAATGAGAAAATTATCTCTTTGGCAGATATAGCAATGTATACAGATGATGCTGAAGTACCTTTGTATGATGTGCTGGAAGCTATGAAGAAAAAAGAAAATACTGCAGTCACCTCCATTGACCCTAAAAAAGCTACTCCGGAGCAGTTACGCGAGTATTTAGGGGAGGTATTGCCTAACTTTGATCGTGAAAGAGTATACGTTGCGGATATTAAGAAATTGATTTCCTGGTATAACATCTTAATTTCGAATGGAATTACAGAATTTAAATCAGAGCCGGAAGCTGAAGAAGAGGTTGCGACTGATGAAAAATAA